In one Cloacibacillus porcorum genomic region, the following are encoded:
- a CDS encoding mechanosensitive ion channel family protein, with the protein MNLRKNGLYLFLTALIFSFFMGRANAATLADIREELARYQTEPAARAAQIVRDLRRVRDIEEGLARQYDIPVSEVLRYEYELNGIINTYYSIHFLQKRVGTDNNFILDDARLNELAAAKPPYPFTFYLNVIEDIDNCRQSFLSWQENLARYRENLRSLSERKGEIEKEYRLCREKSSLSTENRLKYNFALLIIKAKLEHCYADYTFYESSMKIAMQESSELKEKLDTLEPIIKNVRENLDFSQEDFSLLDSKVDAKVRLLDSTLVMLNDKFDRLSEARRRVEFQTDFAKYWIPTEQKLVEDETLLVLDLVEIWSATRLTWRSMDDLLSGKLTLKERRDLQGRTNALFEQCRVNLKFVNEDLQDLRRVAQEVTRRFGEDGWLKTKEEISMRNEFRANIDARMNRYLSYIMMLGEMSGQFEILLAETERMIGEANTDDKIESIWRDNVGGLLDMEVWSIDDYPITAKKLSLALIIFLFGLLVTHYAVALTRRHFERRSEHISRHSSLLIQNIVFYLGLIVSFLITLWMLHIPLTAFAFMGGAAAIAIGLGTQKIMGDTLSGILLLFQRKLRIGDEVVIGDTHGIVAEITLQNTVLVCQQSRHLIIPNSKVLESPVLNLTLNNSLSRTEISVSIGYDSNVSQAMGIIREVLSENPNVLKTPPFRIILSEFEDSAIKFTAFFFIDLSNVFESNVQSAVRMSILEAFREHNIEIPFPQTEVKIKE; encoded by the coding sequence ATGAATCTCCGTAAAAATGGTCTTTATCTTTTTTTGACCGCGCTTATTTTTTCGTTCTTTATGGGGCGGGCGAATGCCGCCACCCTTGCCGATATCCGCGAAGAGCTGGCGCGTTATCAGACGGAGCCGGCGGCACGCGCCGCGCAGATCGTGCGCGATTTGCGGAGGGTGCGTGATATCGAAGAGGGGCTCGCGCGGCAGTATGATATCCCTGTCTCCGAGGTACTCAGATATGAGTACGAGCTGAATGGGATTATCAATACCTATTACAGCATCCATTTTCTTCAGAAGCGTGTCGGTACTGACAATAATTTCATTCTCGACGACGCGCGGCTGAACGAGCTGGCAGCCGCGAAGCCGCCCTATCCCTTCACCTTTTACCTGAACGTCATTGAGGATATTGACAACTGCCGCCAGTCTTTTTTGAGCTGGCAGGAGAATCTCGCGCGCTACCGAGAGAACCTGCGCAGCCTCAGCGAGAGGAAGGGAGAAATCGAGAAGGAGTACCGCCTCTGCCGCGAAAAGAGCTCCCTCTCGACGGAGAACCGCCTCAAGTATAATTTCGCGCTGCTGATAATCAAGGCGAAGCTTGAACATTGCTACGCCGATTATACCTTCTATGAAAGCAGTATGAAGATCGCGATGCAGGAATCCTCGGAGCTGAAAGAAAAGCTTGATACGCTGGAGCCGATCATCAAAAATGTGCGCGAGAACCTCGACTTTTCACAGGAGGATTTCTCCCTTCTTGACTCAAAGGTTGACGCGAAGGTGCGGCTGTTGGATAGCACCTTAGTCATGCTCAACGACAAGTTCGACCGCCTTAGCGAGGCTCGCCGCCGCGTTGAATTCCAGACTGATTTTGCCAAATATTGGATACCGACGGAACAGAAGCTGGTGGAAGATGAGACGCTGCTCGTCCTAGACCTTGTCGAGATATGGTCCGCGACACGGCTTACATGGCGTTCGATGGATGACCTGCTCTCCGGCAAACTGACGCTTAAGGAACGCCGTGATCTGCAGGGACGGACGAATGCGCTGTTCGAACAGTGCCGTGTGAACCTGAAGTTTGTCAATGAGGATCTGCAGGATCTGCGCCGGGTGGCCCAGGAGGTGACGCGGCGCTTTGGCGAGGACGGCTGGCTCAAGACAAAAGAAGAAATATCAATGCGTAACGAGTTCCGCGCGAATATCGACGCGCGGATGAACCGTTATCTCTCATATATTATGATGCTGGGCGAGATGTCAGGGCAGTTTGAGATACTGCTTGCGGAGACGGAGCGTATGATCGGTGAGGCCAACACCGATGACAAGATCGAAAGTATTTGGCGTGACAACGTCGGCGGCCTGCTGGACATGGAGGTATGGAGTATCGACGATTACCCGATCACAGCGAAGAAGCTCAGCCTCGCGCTGATAATCTTTCTCTTCGGCCTGCTCGTGACCCATTACGCCGTGGCGCTCACGCGGCGACACTTTGAGAGAAGATCTGAGCATATAAGCCGCCACAGCTCGCTGCTGATCCAGAATATCGTCTTCTATTTAGGCCTTATCGTCTCTTTCCTGATAACGCTGTGGATGCTGCATATCCCACTGACGGCCTTCGCCTTCATGGGCGGCGCGGCGGCGATCGCTATCGGTCTCGGTACACAGAAGATCATGGGAGATACCCTCTCCGGCATCCTGCTGCTCTTTCAGAGGAAGCTGCGCATCGGCGACGAGGTGGTCATCGGGGATACGCACGGCATCGTAGCCGAGATAACGCTGCAGAACACAGTCCTCGTCTGCCAGCAGTCGCGTCACCTGATAATCCCCAACAGTAAGGTACTGGAGAGCCCCGTGCTGAATCTGACGCTGAATAATTCGCTGTCGCGCACGGAGATAAGTGTTTCGATCGGCTATGACAGCAACGTTTCACAGGCGATGGGCATCATCCGCGAGGTCCTCAGCGAAAATCCGAACGTCCTGAAGACGCCTCCCTTCCGTATCATCCTTTCGGAGTTCGAGGACAGCGCGATAAAGTTTACCGCCTTCTTCTTCATCGACCTCAGCAACGTCTTCGAGTCAAACGTGCAGAGCGCCGTGCGCATGAGCATCCTGGAGGCCTTCCGCGAGCATAATATCGAGATCCCCTTCCCGCAGACGGAGGTCAAGATCAAGGAATAG